The Paenibacillus sp. YPG26 genome includes a window with the following:
- a CDS encoding MFS transporter, producing MNASGKWLLISVCLGVLLNPLNSSMVSVALPDLQNVFKLDFMEASWIILSFYIASAIAQPVMGKASDLFGRRPIFLAGLVISFAASALTPLSPYFGMLIVMRIVQAIGTSMMVAVGMAIIRVHITHKQAAALSVLSIFLSGAAAMGPFIGGMLLYLGDWQAIFLINIPFVVASFLLAWRTIPKEEQSAFVTKGGMSFRKWLDLIDAAGILLFTVGLVALLTGLLSVKSSLQISSGNLTALLIGVTALWAFVKHELRTNSPFIPLRTFAKHPVMTFINVQYILVNLLYYSLFFGFPSYLQTVRHVSEFHTGILMLTLGLCSLAASPLAGRWIDKSGPRPALFVSAILMTLGSVWIVTLHPASPMISVCVVLAAFGISNGLNNVGMQAALFQSSPKEIIGVASGLFNTSRYLGTIFSSLLIGVVMGGEFSFQGFRWLGVILALTALSLLVMNLRQNKTGYAPESH from the coding sequence ATGAATGCTAGCGGCAAGTGGTTATTGATCTCTGTGTGTCTCGGGGTTCTGCTTAACCCGCTGAATTCCTCAATGGTTTCAGTGGCTTTGCCAGATTTGCAAAATGTGTTCAAGCTCGACTTTATGGAAGCATCCTGGATTATATTATCTTTCTACATTGCAAGTGCCATCGCCCAACCCGTCATGGGCAAGGCCAGCGATTTATTCGGCCGGAGACCGATATTTCTAGCCGGTCTTGTTATTTCCTTCGCGGCGTCTGCATTGACTCCGCTGTCACCCTACTTTGGCATGCTGATTGTAATGCGTATCGTACAGGCGATCGGTACAAGCATGATGGTTGCGGTTGGAATGGCCATTATCCGGGTTCATATTACACACAAACAGGCGGCTGCGCTGTCAGTCTTGTCTATATTTCTATCGGGAGCTGCGGCTATGGGACCTTTTATAGGGGGGATGCTGCTCTACTTGGGAGATTGGCAGGCTATCTTTTTGATCAATATTCCGTTTGTAGTGGCGAGCTTTCTGCTTGCTTGGAGGACGATTCCAAAGGAAGAGCAATCAGCATTTGTGACTAAAGGGGGCATGTCTTTTCGAAAATGGCTTGATTTAATAGATGCAGCAGGCATCCTGCTCTTCACAGTCGGACTGGTTGCCCTGCTCACCGGGTTACTGTCCGTCAAATCATCCTTGCAAATCTCATCAGGGAATCTGACCGCATTGTTGATCGGCGTCACGGCCTTATGGGCATTCGTGAAACATGAGCTGAGAACGAACTCACCTTTTATTCCTTTACGCACATTCGCCAAGCACCCTGTGATGACGTTCATCAATGTACAGTATATCCTAGTTAATTTGCTGTACTACTCGCTCTTCTTCGGGTTCCCGTCCTACTTGCAGACCGTGCGGCATGTCAGTGAGTTCCACACAGGAATTCTCATGCTGACCCTGGGTCTGTGCTCGCTGGCAGCTTCACCGCTGGCTGGACGATGGATTGATAAGTCAGGCCCCCGGCCGGCCTTGTTCGTATCCGCCATTCTGATGACTTTGGGATCTGTATGGATAGTTACCCTGCATCCAGCATCCCCTATGATCAGCGTGTGTGTGGTCCTGGCCGCTTTCGGTATTAGCAACGGGCTGAACAATGTCGGCATGCAGGCCGCCTTGTTCCAGAGCTCGCCCAAAGAAATCATCGGCGTAGCCTCCGGACTATTCAATACCTCCAGATATCTGGGAACTATTTTCTCTTCCTTGTTAATCGGTGTCGTTATGGGAGGGGAGTTCAGCTTTCAGGGATTTCGTTGGCTGGGAGTGATTCTCGCGCTCACTGCCTTGTCTCTGTTGGTAATGAATCTCCGGCAAAATAAGACCGGATATGCTCCAGAGTCGCATTAA
- a CDS encoding thymidine kinase, whose translation MAQLYFKYGAMNSGKSIEILKVAHNYEEQNKPVLIFTPAIDTRDEIGFVSSRVGMRREAIPIYEDTDIFGIVKEHTPKPYCVLVDECQFLKKEGIMQLARIVDELDVPVMGFGLKNDFQNHLFEGSEQMLIYADKLEEMKTICWFCERKATMNLRVENGKPVYRGEQIQIGGSEAYYPVCRRCHANPPL comes from the coding sequence TTGGCACAGTTATACTTCAAGTACGGAGCAATGAACAGCGGCAAGTCCATTGAGATTCTAAAAGTAGCCCATAATTATGAGGAACAGAACAAGCCTGTTCTGATCTTCACGCCGGCGATCGACACCCGCGATGAGATCGGGTTCGTGTCGTCCCGGGTCGGCATGCGCAGAGAAGCTATCCCGATCTATGAGGACACAGATATATTCGGAATCGTGAAGGAGCATACACCCAAGCCGTACTGCGTACTGGTGGATGAGTGCCAGTTCCTGAAGAAGGAAGGCATCATGCAGCTGGCCCGTATCGTGGATGAGCTGGATGTGCCCGTAATGGGGTTCGGGCTTAAGAACGACTTCCAGAACCACTTGTTCGAGGGCAGTGAGCAGATGCTCATCTATGCGGATAAATTAGAAGAGATGAAGACGATATGCTGGTTCTGTGAACGCAAAGCCACCATGAATCTGCGGGTGGAGAATGGCAAGCCCGTATACCGCGGCGAGCAGATCCAGATTGGCGGCAGCGAGGCCTACTATCCGGTATGCCGCAGATGCCATGCGAATCCTCCGTTATAG
- a CDS encoding acyltransferase, with product MTQIVKKERILEIELLRGFAFAGVVFQHAVAHYGYLKETGLADGALLALLVILSKFAVPVFIFITGMVLFYNYDGQLNYRSFLGKRIKDIGAPFLAWSVFYMWLNHALPGAGLHELLAAGERLITGKSSFHLWYVFMIVQFYLLFPLFRRGLRRLTDSLCPSVRPWAVFAAGAAYIGLMPLIGMIAGLFRAADIPVLTPLFTTYADRNVLYYLFYFLLGAAAGMNVARWQLWVRQGRYFYWPVFLGFTAYFFYQLVDGFQQEDGLHIHFNGIALLQPLMVIFLTSSIFVLYRIAMALKSSGSPLLLRMLTRISMLSYGAYLMHAGVLRIAYTLEGSLIAEWSTTVRTIIAFLLCMGMCCLFTWLLARLPFGKWLVGVHIPRKAKIRHPTDQKAGMTS from the coding sequence ATGACTCAGATTGTGAAGAAAGAAAGAATACTAGAAATTGAACTCCTCAGGGGGTTTGCTTTTGCGGGGGTTGTGTTCCAGCATGCCGTTGCCCATTATGGCTACCTCAAGGAGACCGGACTTGCTGATGGAGCGCTGCTTGCGCTGCTCGTGATCTTGTCGAAGTTTGCTGTGCCTGTGTTTATTTTTATTACGGGAATGGTACTCTTCTACAATTATGATGGACAGTTGAATTACAGATCCTTTCTGGGGAAAAGAATCAAGGATATCGGAGCCCCATTCCTTGCCTGGTCCGTATTTTATATGTGGTTGAACCATGCTCTGCCGGGAGCCGGGCTGCACGAATTGTTAGCCGCAGGGGAGCGGTTAATCACGGGCAAATCAAGCTTCCATCTGTGGTACGTGTTCATGATAGTTCAGTTCTATCTCCTGTTCCCGCTGTTCCGGCGCGGTCTTCGGAGACTAACTGACAGTCTGTGCCCATCGGTTCGCCCGTGGGCAGTGTTCGCGGCAGGGGCGGCCTATATAGGATTAATGCCGCTTATTGGAATGATCGCAGGTCTGTTCAGGGCGGCAGATATTCCTGTGCTAACGCCTCTGTTCACCACTTATGCGGACCGGAATGTATTGTACTATTTATTTTATTTCCTGTTAGGCGCGGCTGCCGGGATGAATGTAGCAAGGTGGCAGTTGTGGGTCAGACAGGGACGATATTTCTACTGGCCGGTATTTCTCGGTTTCACGGCCTACTTTTTCTATCAGCTGGTGGATGGTTTTCAGCAGGAGGACGGTCTCCATATTCATTTCAACGGAATCGCTCTGCTGCAGCCGCTCATGGTTATTTTCCTGACTAGTTCCATATTTGTGCTCTACCGGATCGCGATGGCACTGAAGAGCAGCGGTAGTCCGCTTCTGCTGCGGATGCTTACCCGAATAAGCATGCTGTCATACGGAGCTTACCTGATGCACGCGGGCGTGCTGCGGATTGCTTATACGCTGGAAGGCAGCTTGATCGCAGAATGGAGTACAACGGTTCGAACCATAATCGCATTTCTATTATGTATGGGGATGTGCTGTCTCTTCACCTGGCTGCTTGCGCGTCTGCCTTTTGGCAAATGGCTCGTAGGCGTCCACATACCGCGGAAAGCGAAGATAAGGCATCCGACGGACCAGAAGGCGGGCATGACCTCGTAA
- a CDS encoding outer membrane lipoprotein-sorting protein: MRRITWVLTMVIAFSMLLAACGPKNSADVVKDLDQAVTKMESYKGSGTMTLHTGDKPQEYRVEVWYQDPSYYRIALTNAQRDVTQIVLRNDQGVYVLTPSLNKSFRFQSDWPENQGQVYLYQTLVRSILNDTSRQFVDDKDSYVFDVAANYNTQTLVRQKIWLNKKDYAPKQVQVSDSNANVVVEVKFDKFKFDAGFDKKAFDMQQNLNASTLNSQGTILEVDENGQLVEKTQDPGQADVSGGAKDTAAEPENNKGTEDSVKLPAMNEAFGVIMPTYLPEGVVKKEEKVIEGSENSAVLLRYDGAYQYTLTEGRAADRSVSLAANGQVIDLGFTWGYLTGSDQETQNLAWTVDGLEFNLTSNNLPAHEMIKIAASMQDQTGK, encoded by the coding sequence ATGCGTCGAATCACATGGGTGCTAACCATGGTGATAGCTTTCAGCATGCTGCTGGCTGCTTGCGGACCGAAGAATTCTGCTGATGTTGTCAAGGATCTGGATCAAGCCGTCACGAAAATGGAAAGTTATAAAGGATCGGGAACGATGACCCTCCACACGGGTGATAAGCCTCAGGAATACCGGGTTGAAGTATGGTATCAAGACCCGTCTTATTACCGGATAGCGTTAACGAATGCGCAGAGGGACGTGACCCAGATCGTGCTCCGCAATGATCAGGGTGTGTATGTGCTCACACCCAGCTTGAACAAGAGCTTCCGGTTCCAGAGCGACTGGCCGGAGAATCAGGGGCAGGTATACCTGTATCAGACTCTTGTTCGCAGCATTCTGAACGATACATCCCGCCAATTCGTGGATGACAAGGACAGCTACGTCTTTGATGTGGCAGCCAATTATAATACCCAGACCCTGGTGCGCCAGAAGATTTGGCTGAACAAGAAGGATTATGCGCCGAAGCAGGTCCAAGTCTCGGATTCGAACGCCAATGTGGTAGTTGAAGTGAAATTTGACAAGTTCAAATTCGACGCCGGCTTTGATAAGAAAGCATTTGATATGCAGCAGAATCTGAATGCTTCGACACTGAACTCCCAGGGCACTATTCTGGAGGTGGATGAGAACGGACAATTGGTTGAGAAGACTCAAGATCCTGGCCAGGCAGATGTGTCCGGCGGTGCCAAGGATACAGCCGCAGAGCCTGAGAACAACAAGGGAACTGAGGATTCCGTCAAGCTTCCTGCGATGAATGAAGCCTTCGGAGTCATTATGCCGACCTATCTTCCTGAGGGTGTAGTCAAGAAAGAGGAGAAGGTCATCGAGGGAAGTGAGAACAGTGCGGTGCTTCTTCGTTATGATGGGGCGTACCAATACACGCTGACCGAAGGCAGAGCGGCAGACCGTTCGGTATCGCTTGCGGCAAATGGCCAGGTCATTGATCTCGGCTTCACGTGGGGATACTTGACCGGTTCGGATCAAGAGACGCAGAATCTGGCCTGGACGGTGGACGGTCTTGAATTCAATCTTACCAGCAACAATCTTCCGGCACATGAAATGATCAAGATTGCCGCTTCTATGCAGGATCAAACGGGTAAATAA
- the alr gene encoding alanine racemase, giving the protein MQVNYRPTQAEIDLDALEANYLAFRRALPEGMKLLACVKANAYGHGAVQVSKEMQRLGADYLSVAFLDEALELRQAGITMPILVLGYVPVHGIRAAWENDVTIALFSEDVLTAIQELESHAFPHKLKVHIKVDSGMGRLGLLPGERLIRFVGEAMAVPHVEVEGLFTHFATADEEDKTYTLEQYQRFQGACEALREQGYEIPIIHTGNSAVAVDMPQISCDMVRIGISLYGLYPSDEVEQTKVKLSPVLTLKTQVVFVKTLPPHSGVSYGIRYITESEELIGTLPIGYADGYSRMLTGKAQVLIRGCRVPVVGTICMDQCMVSLQSFAGMAEEIQAGEEVVLIGQQRGETITAGELASELGTIHYEIICMLAHRIPRLYTRSGVPELKVNPLVAYSQN; this is encoded by the coding sequence TTGCAAGTAAACTATCGACCCACCCAAGCTGAAATTGATCTGGATGCGCTGGAAGCCAATTACCTGGCGTTCCGCCGGGCGCTGCCTGAGGGTATGAAGCTTTTGGCCTGTGTCAAAGCTAATGCTTACGGCCATGGAGCAGTGCAAGTATCCAAGGAAATGCAGCGTCTGGGCGCTGACTATCTGAGCGTGGCATTTCTGGACGAAGCTTTGGAGCTGCGGCAGGCAGGTATAACCATGCCGATTCTGGTACTGGGATATGTGCCTGTACATGGTATTCGGGCGGCTTGGGAGAACGATGTAACGATTGCCCTGTTCAGTGAAGATGTGCTGACAGCCATTCAGGAGCTGGAGTCTCACGCATTCCCGCATAAGCTCAAGGTCCACATCAAAGTGGATTCAGGAATGGGAAGGCTGGGGCTGTTACCCGGCGAGCGGCTTATCCGATTTGTCGGTGAAGCGATGGCCGTGCCGCATGTGGAGGTAGAAGGTTTATTTACCCACTTTGCAACGGCAGATGAGGAAGATAAAACTTATACACTGGAGCAGTACCAGCGTTTTCAGGGCGCGTGCGAAGCACTGCGGGAGCAAGGTTATGAGATCCCGATCATACATACGGGCAACAGTGCTGTCGCCGTAGATATGCCGCAGATCTCCTGCGATATGGTTCGTATAGGTATCTCTCTATACGGTCTGTATCCTTCAGATGAGGTCGAGCAGACTAAGGTGAAGCTAAGCCCGGTATTAACACTGAAAACACAGGTAGTCTTCGTTAAGACGCTGCCCCCGCACTCAGGTGTAAGCTATGGAATACGTTATATAACTGAATCCGAGGAGCTGATTGGTACGCTCCCGATCGGTTATGCAGATGGCTATTCACGTATGCTGACGGGGAAAGCGCAGGTTCTGATACGCGGATGCCGCGTTCCTGTCGTTGGAACAATCTGCATGGACCAGTGTATGGTATCATTGCAATCTTTTGCCGGTATGGCAGAGGAAATTCAAGCTGGAGAAGAGGTTGTCCTCATAGGTCAGCAGCGCGGGGAGACGATTACCGCGGGCGAGCTGGCTTCTGAGCTCGGTACCATCCATTACGAGATTATCTGCATGCTAGCTCATCGTATACCGCGGCTCTACACCCGTTCAGGTGTGCCTGAACTCAAGGTGAATCCGCTGGTTGCATATAGCCAGAATTAA
- a CDS encoding ribbon-helix-helix protein, CopG family, whose protein sequence is MANMQSTKRIMISLPDYLLQEVDGIVALENSNRSELIRQAMKLYLNERKKRYIRESMQRGYMEMAKINLTMASEAFHAEEDADSTLDRLVSGV, encoded by the coding sequence TTGGCCAATATGCAGAGCACCAAAAGAATCATGATCAGCTTGCCAGATTATCTTTTGCAAGAGGTGGATGGGATTGTAGCTCTGGAGAATTCCAACCGCAGTGAACTTATTAGGCAGGCAATGAAGCTCTACTTGAACGAGCGGAAGAAGCGTTATATCCGTGAGTCCATGCAGCGCGGTTACATGGAGATGGCGAAGATTAACCTGACCATGGCCTCTGAAGCGTTCCATGCGGAGGAAGATGCGGACAGCACTCTGGACCGGCTAGTAAGCGGGGTGTGA
- a CDS encoding type II toxin-antitoxin system PemK/MazF family toxin, producing MIVKRGDVFFADLSPVVGSEQGGVRPVLIIQNDIGNRFSPTAIVAAITAQIQKAKLPTHVEIEAATHGFDRDSVILLEQIRTIDKQRLTDKITHLDEETMKKVDESLLISVGLIDF from the coding sequence ATGATCGTGAAGCGCGGTGACGTGTTTTTTGCTGACCTCTCACCTGTTGTAGGTTCCGAGCAGGGAGGAGTCAGACCGGTGCTGATTATCCAGAACGATATCGGGAACCGTTTCAGCCCAACGGCCATAGTTGCTGCGATTACGGCTCAAATTCAGAAGGCGAAGCTGCCGACTCATGTTGAGATTGAAGCGGCTACGCACGGGTTTGACCGGGATTCCGTCATTCTACTGGAGCAGATACGAACCATTGACAAGCAAAGGCTGACTGACAAGATCACCCATCTGGATGAAGAGACGATGAAGAAGGTGGATGAGTCACTGCTTATCAGTGTGGGACTGATTGATTTCTAA
- a CDS encoding Tex family protein — protein sequence MSDIETLVEGAPHVVQAEEQERIVQQIAGELQISVKQIRTTIGLLGEGNTIPFIARYRKEMTGELDENQLRNIEERAAYLRGLEERKREVIRIIDEQGKLTKELAAAIKQSGKLQEVEDLYRPYRQKRKTRASVAKEKGLEPLAEWLLSQPKQGDLLAEAAGYVSEDKGVASAEEAVQGAMDIVAETLADDPAVRAWVRRYTFDHGMIDTAAKDAEQETVYEMYYSYRELAKKMPPHRILAINRGERENILKVSLDVPAEPVHKYIAGQIIKGRSPVEAALHTVIEDAYKRLIAPSIEREVRAELTEKAENQAISIFSGNLRSLLLQPPVKGKNVLGVDPAYRTGCKLAVVDDTGKLLEVAVTYPTPPHNKKREAAAKFNELIDKYAIQLIVIGNGTASRESEQFVAEIIAEREEQELAYLIVSEAGASVYSASKLAQEEFPALDVAERSAVSIARRVQDPLAELVKIDPKAIGVGQYQHDVSQKHLEESLKTVVESAVNHVGVDVNTASPSLLSYVSGVNATTAKNIVKFREENGKFTNRKQLQKVPRLGAKTYEQCIGFMRIPGGSDPLDRTPIHPESYSVVNRLLKELNIEPQQLGSKEVAAQLSSLQPEPLAESLGVGVPTLKDILESLQRPGRDPREELPLPIFRTDVLKIEDLVPGMKLQGTVRNVIDFGAFVDIGIKSDGLVHISQLSSGYVKHPMDIVSVGDNVTVWVLNVDVKKGRVGLTMREPEKN from the coding sequence TTGTCTGACATAGAGACGTTGGTGGAAGGTGCGCCACATGTAGTGCAAGCGGAAGAGCAGGAACGGATCGTACAGCAGATTGCGGGGGAGCTGCAAATCTCCGTGAAGCAAATACGCACAACGATCGGGCTGCTGGGTGAAGGGAATACCATTCCGTTCATCGCCCGCTACCGTAAGGAAATGACGGGAGAGCTGGATGAGAACCAGCTTCGAAATATTGAAGAACGGGCAGCCTATCTGCGCGGCCTGGAAGAGCGCAAGCGTGAAGTCATCCGGATTATTGATGAGCAGGGCAAGCTTACGAAAGAGCTGGCCGCTGCGATCAAGCAATCAGGCAAGCTGCAGGAGGTGGAAGACCTCTACCGCCCTTACCGCCAGAAGCGCAAGACGCGTGCGAGCGTGGCGAAGGAGAAGGGGCTTGAGCCCTTGGCTGAGTGGCTCTTATCCCAGCCCAAGCAGGGTGACCTGCTTGCGGAAGCTGCGGGTTATGTCAGCGAGGATAAGGGAGTGGCATCCGCAGAGGAAGCCGTGCAGGGAGCTATGGATATTGTGGCTGAGACGCTTGCCGATGATCCTGCGGTTCGGGCCTGGGTACGGAGATATACGTTCGATCATGGCATGATTGATACAGCGGCGAAGGATGCGGAACAGGAAACGGTCTATGAGATGTACTACAGCTACCGGGAGCTGGCCAAGAAGATGCCGCCTCACCGTATTCTGGCGATTAACCGTGGCGAGCGTGAGAATATATTGAAGGTCTCGCTTGATGTCCCGGCTGAGCCGGTTCATAAGTATATTGCCGGACAAATTATTAAAGGACGTTCCCCGGTGGAAGCTGCGCTTCATACAGTAATTGAGGATGCCTATAAGCGGTTGATTGCTCCTTCCATAGAGCGTGAGGTTAGAGCCGAGCTGACAGAGAAGGCCGAGAACCAGGCCATCTCTATCTTCTCAGGCAACCTTCGCAGTCTGCTTCTGCAGCCTCCGGTGAAGGGCAAGAACGTCCTGGGCGTGGACCCCGCCTACCGGACAGGCTGTAAGCTTGCCGTCGTCGATGATACGGGCAAGCTGCTGGAGGTGGCGGTGACCTATCCGACACCGCCGCACAACAAGAAGCGCGAAGCTGCCGCCAAGTTCAATGAGCTGATTGATAAGTACGCCATCCAGCTCATTGTCATCGGGAACGGAACGGCTTCTCGCGAATCCGAGCAGTTCGTCGCCGAGATCATCGCCGAACGTGAGGAGCAGGAGCTCGCTTACCTGATCGTCAGCGAGGCCGGGGCAAGCGTCTACTCCGCATCGAAGCTCGCGCAGGAGGAATTCCCGGCGCTCGACGTCGCGGAGCGGAGCGCGGTCTCTATCGCTCGCCGTGTGCAGGACCCTCTGGCTGAGCTCGTCAAGATCGATCCCAAGGCCATTGGAGTCGGCCAGTACCAGCATGATGTCTCCCAGAAGCATCTGGAAGAGAGCCTGAAGACGGTGGTTGAATCCGCGGTTAACCATGTTGGTGTGGATGTGAACACCGCGTCGCCGTCACTACTGTCCTATGTCTCTGGTGTTAATGCCACAACGGCGAAGAACATCGTGAAGTTCCGTGAAGAGAACGGCAAGTTCACGAACCGCAAGCAGCTTCAGAAGGTTCCGCGTCTTGGCGCCAAGACGTATGAGCAGTGCATCGGCTTCATGCGTATCCCTGGGGGAAGCGATCCGCTTGACCGTACACCGATTCACCCGGAATCGTATTCAGTGGTCAACCGTCTGCTTAAGGAGCTGAATATCGAGCCGCAGCAGCTGGGCTCCAAGGAAGTCGCTGCCCAGCTGTCGAGTCTCCAGCCTGAGCCGCTTGCAGAGAGCCTTGGCGTGGGTGTGCCCACACTTAAGGACATTTTGGAGAGCTTGCAGCGTCCGGGGCGGGATCCCCGTGAAGAGCTGCCGCTGCCAATCTTCCGTACGGATGTGCTGAAGATTGAGGACCTCGTCCCTGGTATGAAGCTGCAGGGTACGGTCCGTAATGTAATTGACTTTGGCGCATTCGTGGATATCGGGATCAAGAGCGATGGGCTAGTTCATATTTCGCAGCTCAGCAGCGGTTATGTGAAGCATCCAATGGACATCGTATCCGTGGGTGACAATGTTACTGTCTGGGTTCTGAACGTGGATGTGAAGAAAGGCCGGGTCGGCCTGACAATGCGTGAGCCTGAGAAGAACTAG
- the cmpA gene encoding cortex morphogenetic protein CmpA produces the protein MPKWLCNQIMRAFHKKDRRQIRLLNECWFFYYNRSEDNHKAGQL, from the coding sequence TTGCCGAAATGGCTCTGTAATCAGATCATGCGGGCTTTTCACAAGAAGGACCGGCGCCAGATCAGACTGCTGAACGAGTGCTGGTTCTTCTACTACAACCGTTCCGAAGACAACCATAAGGCAGGTCAGCTGTAG
- a CDS encoding hydrolase/acyltransferase: MQTMRYVILQLNHELQFVEMPADYAYQLSALNLRLHKEIAKLTAEQIPALPKAVAECDRLDLLEETSRITSGLDYINTLEASFSSIKENSYPLISLLTEIRALQAQLEQWYEEEAEQSV; encoded by the coding sequence ATGCAGACTATGCGTTATGTCATTTTACAATTAAATCATGAACTGCAATTCGTGGAAATGCCTGCGGATTACGCGTATCAGCTAAGCGCTTTGAACCTTCGTCTTCATAAGGAGATCGCCAAGCTGACCGCTGAGCAGATCCCGGCACTTCCCAAGGCGGTTGCCGAGTGCGACCGGCTTGATCTGCTTGAAGAGACAAGCCGGATTACCAGCGGACTTGACTACATCAACACTCTGGAAGCTTCTTTCTCTTCGATCAAAGAGAACAGCTATCCGCTCATTTCGCTGCTCACCGAGATCCGCGCTCTTCAGGCCCAGCTCGAGCAGTGGTACGAGGAAGAAGCTGAACAATCGGTGTAG
- a CDS encoding SprT family protein, with protein sequence MTNDELQAWVEEISLHSFGLPFRHKASFNARLRTTGGRYFMRTHHIDINPHQLEAFGKEEVEKIIKHELCHYHLHLAGRGYQHKDPEFKALLHQVKGSRYCQALPGTSGRRPQPYRYKLVCTRCRTEYLRKRKVDPGRYRCGRCAGTLKMAEL encoded by the coding sequence GTGACAAACGATGAGCTGCAGGCATGGGTAGAAGAGATATCCCTGCACAGCTTTGGCCTGCCGTTTCGGCATAAGGCTTCCTTCAATGCCCGGCTTAGAACGACTGGCGGGAGATATTTCATGAGAACCCATCATATTGATATCAATCCTCATCAACTTGAAGCCTTTGGAAAAGAGGAAGTCGAGAAGATCATCAAGCATGAGCTGTGCCACTATCATCTACATTTAGCCGGAAGAGGCTATCAGCATAAGGATCCCGAGTTCAAAGCCCTGCTTCACCAAGTCAAGGGAAGCCGCTACTGCCAGGCGCTGCCGGGTACCTCCGGCCGAAGACCGCAGCCATACCGTTATAAGCTCGTCTGCACGCGCTGCCGGACGGAATATTTGCGTAAGCGAAAGGTTGATCCTGGCCGCTACCGCTGCGGCAGATGCGCCGGGACTTTGAAGATGGCAGAGCTGTAA
- a CDS encoding antibiotic biosynthesis monooxygenase codes for MSKFGLYTKFTTQEGQRESLVEMLLEAAGGMESVEGCILYVVNTPDNDPNGVWVTEIWISPSAHQASLILEEVKALIEKAKQLITGIEQIKLSPLGGKGI; via the coding sequence TTGAGCAAATTCGGATTATATACAAAATTCACGACTCAGGAAGGTCAACGTGAATCCTTGGTTGAGATGCTGCTTGAAGCCGCAGGCGGGATGGAATCCGTGGAGGGCTGCATTCTATATGTCGTCAACACTCCGGATAATGACCCAAATGGCGTATGGGTGACCGAAATATGGATCAGTCCGTCAGCCCATCAAGCATCGCTTATTTTAGAGGAGGTAAAGGCGCTAATTGAGAAAGCAAAACAGTTGATCACCGGAATAGAGCAAATTAAACTTAGCCCGCTAGGCGGCAAAGGGATTTAG